From a single Sediminibacterium sp. KACHI17 genomic region:
- a CDS encoding response regulator transcription factor, with translation MKNFKILIVEDEILIAEHIKDYLLNFGFSHISMAHTKNTALEALSCMEIDLILLDLHLQQPKDGLEIARSIDKTKKCPYIFITANVDVLIIQEAIQVNASGYITKPVKKTDLFAAIQLALKTNIAPELSFLSIKENNTTTRIPTDDILYIESNGNYIHIFTKTQKIIARQSLEWAELNLPEHKFKRIHRSYIVNLMAVQKMNTRFVSVNDVELPVSRANSMKISDFAKATAEKRL, from the coding sequence ATGAAAAATTTTAAGATACTGATCGTTGAAGATGAAATATTGATCGCCGAACATATCAAGGACTACCTTTTGAATTTCGGTTTCAGTCATATCAGTATGGCGCATACAAAGAATACAGCGCTTGAAGCACTGTCATGTATGGAGATAGACCTGATATTGTTAGATCTCCACTTACAACAACCCAAAGATGGTTTAGAAATCGCTCGTAGCATTGATAAGACGAAGAAATGTCCGTATATCTTTATTACTGCTAATGTTGATGTGCTGATTATTCAGGAAGCAATACAGGTAAATGCATCAGGCTATATTACAAAGCCAGTTAAAAAAACAGATCTTTTCGCAGCTATACAATTGGCACTGAAAACCAATATAGCACCTGAGCTATCTTTTCTTTCAATCAAAGAGAATAATACGACAACAAGAATCCCTACAGATGATATCTTATATATCGAAAGCAATGGCAACTATATACATATTTTTACCAAAACACAAAAGATCATTGCCCGACAATCCTTAGAATGGGCGGAATTAAATTTACCAGAACATAAATTCAAACGAATTCATCGATCTTATATTGTAAATCTGATGGCTGTTCAAAAAATGAATACACGATTTGTATCGGTGAATGACGTCGAATTACCTGTTTCAAGAGCAAATTCAATGAAGATATCCGACTTCGCAAAAGCCACAGCCGAAAAGCGCCTTTAA
- a CDS encoding Dabb family protein — protein sequence MTKRSRRAFLSTSVLATAATVVVDPLISVKDSSPLIHQVFFWLKNPGSISDRKKLAEGLKKLSAIPQIKLLKIGFPAGTEKREVVDNSWDVSELMFFEDLKAQKAYQDHPLHQAFIQQYSYLWERVIVYDTLTMES from the coding sequence ATGACCAAACGATCTCGTCGTGCATTTCTTTCGACTTCTGTTTTAGCTACAGCAGCAACTGTAGTAGTTGACCCCTTGATAAGTGTTAAAGATTCTTCACCATTGATCCATCAGGTCTTTTTCTGGCTCAAAAATCCCGGTTCAATAAGTGATCGAAAGAAATTGGCTGAGGGACTTAAGAAGCTTTCAGCGATACCGCAGATCAAACTATTAAAGATCGGATTTCCGGCAGGTACTGAGAAGCGAGAAGTGGTGGATAATAGTTGGGATGTTTCAGAGCTTATGTTCTTTGAAGACCTGAAAGCACAAAAAGCTTATCAGGATCATCCTTTGCATCAAGCATTCATTCAGCAGTATAGTTATTTGTGGGAAAGAGTCATCGTGTATGATACTCTAACCATGGAGTCATAA
- a CDS encoding response regulator transcription factor — MEERKILIVEDEKKIATTLKKGLIENGYHVDLAFDGLIGKRLFDSNEYDLLILDINLPGMNGYELCKAIRNINQHIPIIMLTAMNTTEDKIEGFDTGTDDYIIKPFEFKELLVRIRALLKRTMNQQLPTGNILKVADLEMNLDTKEVKRADQSITLTAKEFQLLEYFMRNRNRVLSRADIAERVWEIDFDTQTNVIDVYVNYLRNKIDKKFDTRLIHTQVGMGYIMKEST; from the coding sequence ATGGAAGAAAGAAAGATATTGATTGTAGAAGACGAAAAGAAAATAGCCACTACATTAAAAAAAGGGCTCATTGAAAATGGCTATCATGTTGATCTGGCTTTTGACGGATTAATTGGCAAAAGATTATTCGACTCCAACGAATACGACCTACTCATCCTTGATATCAATCTTCCTGGCATGAACGGGTATGAGCTTTGTAAAGCCATACGAAATATCAATCAGCATATTCCGATCATTATGCTGACCGCCATGAATACCACCGAAGACAAGATCGAAGGATTTGACACTGGCACTGATGATTATATCATAAAACCATTTGAGTTTAAAGAATTACTGGTTCGTATTCGTGCACTTCTGAAAAGAACCATGAACCAACAGCTGCCCACAGGAAATATTCTGAAAGTAGCCGATCTTGAAATGAACTTGGACACTAAGGAAGTAAAACGTGCTGATCAATCAATCACCCTCACTGCAAAAGAATTTCAATTGCTAGAGTATTTCATGCGCAACAGGAACAGGGTTCTCTCCCGAGCGGATATTGCAGAAAGAGTTTGGGAAATTGATTTTGACACACAAACCAATGTTATTGACGTTTATGTGAATTATCTGAGAAATAAGATCGATAAGAAATTTGATACACGACTGATTCATACACAAGTAGGCATGGGTTATATCATGAAAGAGAGCACCTGA
- a CDS encoding HAMP domain-containing sensor histidine kinase: MKIKYRITILFTLLVTFILFFVCASIYYFSDLNRKLDFQRRIRNRALSTISLLVKVEGIDRDLLQKIDQNMLISLREKSVIVYDNNNKEVYRFRDEGATLERPENSVLQYARDNGEYVYSKGHRDVIAIKYRAGDHEYVSVAAAYDKEGLDKMGELRFVLVVSFISGTLITLLSGLIFSSRLVVPIKKITSEVKEISSQNLSRRIILNDTKDELHELSSTFNELLTRLQQSFEIQRRFIANASHELSTPLTSISSQLEISLQNSRNAEEYKTVLLSVYDDVKNLNRLTRSLLELAKASGTSDGMELSLVRIDEILMKLPVELRKTNEQFKVELHFDTFPEDEDKLLVFGNGDLLESAIKNITLNACKYSGDHTAIVGLNFSENELKIVVSDLGSGIKEEEQTLVFQPFFRSKSETNSEGFGLGLSLASRIIKLHKGDIQLTNNQPQGSIFTISLPIARKFHLI; the protein is encoded by the coding sequence ATGAAAATAAAATATCGTATCACGATTCTTTTTACCTTATTGGTAACGTTCATACTCTTCTTTGTATGTGCCTCTATCTATTATTTCTCAGATCTAAATCGAAAACTAGACTTCCAGCGAAGAATTCGTAACAGAGCCTTATCTACTATCAGCTTGTTGGTAAAAGTAGAAGGTATTGACAGAGATCTGTTACAAAAGATTGATCAGAATATGCTCATTTCGCTGCGCGAAAAAAGTGTGATTGTTTATGATAACAATAACAAAGAAGTTTATCGTTTCAGAGATGAAGGTGCCACACTCGAAAGACCGGAAAACAGTGTACTACAATACGCACGAGATAATGGTGAATATGTATACTCCAAAGGTCATAGAGATGTTATCGCAATAAAATACCGTGCAGGAGATCACGAATATGTATCCGTAGCAGCCGCTTACGATAAAGAAGGGCTTGATAAAATGGGAGAACTACGGTTTGTATTAGTAGTTAGCTTTATCAGTGGAACCTTGATCACCCTATTGTCCGGATTGATCTTTTCATCCCGTCTGGTTGTTCCAATCAAAAAAATCACAAGTGAAGTAAAAGAGATCTCTTCTCAAAATTTATCCAGAAGAATCATCCTTAATGATACAAAAGATGAATTACATGAGCTTTCCTCAACATTTAATGAGTTGCTGACAAGACTTCAACAATCTTTTGAAATCCAAAGAAGATTTATTGCAAATGCCTCTCATGAACTTTCAACACCACTCACTTCTATTTCCAGTCAATTGGAGATATCGCTTCAAAATAGCAGAAACGCTGAGGAATATAAGACTGTTTTGCTCTCAGTATATGACGACGTTAAAAATCTGAACCGACTAACCAGAAGTTTATTAGAATTGGCCAAAGCCAGTGGCACTTCTGATGGCATGGAATTATCTCTTGTCCGAATTGATGAGATTCTGATGAAGCTACCTGTTGAGCTCCGTAAAACCAATGAACAATTCAAAGTTGAATTACATTTTGATACATTCCCTGAGGATGAAGACAAGTTATTAGTATTTGGGAATGGTGATCTTTTAGAAAGTGCTATTAAAAATATCACACTCAATGCCTGTAAATATTCAGGAGACCACACAGCGATCGTCGGATTAAACTTTTCTGAAAATGAGTTAAAGATCGTTGTCTCTGATCTTGGCAGCGGCATTAAAGAAGAAGAACAAACCCTTGTTTTTCAGCCTTTTTTCAGAAGTAAAAGTGAAACCAATTCCGAAGGATTTGGTTTGGGGCTTTCATTGGCATCCAGAATCATCAAGTTGCATAAAGGTGATATTCAACTAACAAATAATCAACCACAAGGGAGCATCTTTACCATTTCTCTACCGATCGCAAGGAAATTTCATTTGATTTGA
- a CDS encoding HAD-IB family phosphatase: MITVIIPTLNEEKTISNVIKYCRSKSVVSEVIVVDDKSFDNTVKLAREAGAKTITSTRLGKGASMRDGLLCAKNEIILFLDGDIDPYPEKMIEQMTEPILKDQYDFIKASFARNSGRVTELVAKPLLSMFFPGLSHYTQPLSGMIAGKKSFFENIDFFNDYGVDIGILIDMHTQKARILEMNIGYIENDSKPLHELGKMSKEVASAIIKKAFSQNTNAISMEEFQSINIIRDQMEMAFTEQLKDAKKMVVLDMDDTILKGRFVDIFAEKFGLTEQLTEIRNRVTDSTLRTKAIAKMFKGKNLGELMETVDSIAIISDAAAVVKELHHREYIVGIITDSYDFVANHIRHKIGADFSLANELEFSNSIATGEVKIPSFFFHHEKSSCLHTICKSNALDHILNKYEITHGNCIAMGDSENDICMVKKAGFGIAFRSKNEYLKQTADFLIQEEKFEPLLEYAAH, translated from the coding sequence ATGATAACTGTAATCATACCTACATTGAATGAAGAAAAAACGATCAGCAATGTCATCAAGTATTGCAGGTCGAAATCTGTAGTGTCTGAAGTAATCGTGGTTGATGATAAATCATTCGACAATACGGTAAAACTTGCACGTGAGGCCGGTGCGAAAACCATCACAAGCACACGATTGGGAAAAGGAGCATCCATGCGTGATGGACTGTTATGCGCTAAAAACGAAATTATTCTTTTTCTGGATGGTGATATCGATCCTTATCCTGAGAAAATGATCGAACAAATGACAGAACCCATCTTAAAAGATCAATACGACTTCATCAAAGCCTCATTTGCCAGAAATAGTGGCAGGGTAACAGAATTGGTTGCCAAACCACTACTCAGTATGTTTTTTCCAGGTCTCTCCCATTATACACAACCATTAAGCGGTATGATAGCCGGGAAGAAAAGCTTTTTTGAAAACATTGATTTCTTCAATGACTATGGCGTAGATATTGGTATTCTCATCGATATGCACACCCAAAAGGCAAGGATCCTCGAAATGAATATCGGTTATATTGAAAATGACAGTAAGCCTTTACATGAGTTAGGTAAAATGAGTAAAGAAGTAGCAAGTGCCATCATCAAAAAAGCATTTAGTCAAAATACAAATGCAATATCAATGGAAGAGTTTCAATCCATCAATATCATTCGCGATCAAATGGAAATGGCATTTACCGAACAATTGAAAGACGCTAAGAAAATGGTAGTACTTGATATGGACGACACCATTCTCAAAGGAAGATTTGTAGACATTTTTGCCGAAAAGTTTGGTTTGACTGAGCAATTGACTGAAATCAGGAATAGAGTGACTGATAGTACGTTACGTACAAAAGCGATTGCAAAAATGTTTAAAGGAAAGAATCTAGGCGAGTTGATGGAAACGGTAGATAGCATTGCGATCATTTCAGATGCCGCTGCAGTTGTGAAAGAACTCCACCATCGTGAATACATTGTTGGCATTATTACAGATAGTTATGATTTTGTGGCCAATCACATCAGGCATAAGATTGGGGCTGATTTTTCGTTAGCCAATGAATTAGAGTTTTCAAATAGCATAGCTACCGGAGAAGTAAAGATCCCCTCCTTCTTTTTCCATCATGAAAAGAGTTCCTGCTTACACACCATTTGTAAATCAAATGCTTTGGATCACATATTGAATAAATATGAGATCACACACGGCAACTGCATTGCAATGGGAGATAGTGAAAATGATATTTGTATGGTGAAAAAAGCCGGTTTTGGTATCGCGTTTCGTTCTAAAAATGAATACCTGAAGCAAACAGCTGATTTTTTAATACAAGAAGAAAAATTTGAGCCATTGCTGGAGTATGCAGCTCATTGA
- a CDS encoding universal stress protein yields the protein MIPYKNILIPIDSLHQAQVAAEKALELSDPGETCIHLVSVIRFRSFWQRIFYTENFIRKQRYFAKRNTLAERKIEAIKTKIATVSPLSIVKTSVIIETAVSDQLIKYTAQHNIDLVINTHKSSRSGFHWFKKDWSEELARKASVAVLTVTKGCLNHPIKSILLPVKSFVPERKIQVALAYAKRYNAHIHLVTLLDNNDSDAKIRVDAFYLTYKILSEYGHPPQYKILQGADSDAALLRYADQIKADMILVNPDKKQRIPGIMRQRITDMLNPISALHILTLKPYLKRTI from the coding sequence ATGATCCCATATAAGAACATATTAATCCCAATTGATTCATTGCATCAGGCCCAAGTTGCTGCTGAAAAAGCACTTGAACTGTCTGATCCGGGCGAGACCTGTATACATTTAGTCAGCGTGATTCGTTTCCGATCATTTTGGCAACGGATATTTTATACAGAAAACTTTATTCGAAAACAGCGATACTTCGCAAAAAGAAACACTCTGGCCGAGAGAAAAATTGAAGCGATCAAAACAAAGATTGCAACTGTTTCTCCGCTATCCATCGTTAAAACAAGTGTGATCATTGAAACAGCCGTCAGTGATCAACTGATCAAATACACGGCTCAACACAATATTGACCTGGTCATTAATACACATAAATCATCTCGTTCAGGATTTCATTGGTTTAAAAAGGATTGGAGTGAAGAACTGGCAAGAAAAGCCAGTGTTGCTGTGCTTACAGTTACAAAGGGATGTTTGAACCACCCTATCAAATCTATTCTACTGCCTGTTAAATCGTTTGTTCCTGAAAGAAAAATACAGGTGGCTTTGGCATATGCCAAAAGATACAATGCTCATATTCATTTGGTCACACTGCTTGATAATAATGACAGCGATGCGAAAATTCGTGTCGATGCATTTTATCTCACTTATAAAATCTTATCAGAATATGGTCACCCCCCACAATACAAGATACTGCAGGGAGCAGACAGTGATGCTGCTCTACTGCGGTATGCTGATCAGATTAAAGCAGATATGATCTTGGTAAATCCTGATAAAAAACAACGAATCCCGGGCATTATGCGACAAAGGATAACAGATATGCTAAATCCTATTTCCGCTTTACATATTCTGACATTGAAACCCTATTTGAAAAGAACGATTTAA
- a CDS encoding tetratricopeptide repeat protein codes for MQKKLWYTVCVFMTMMFAVSAQTVDEGKKLFEYERYRSAIEVLKKTVTANPQDINGWYWLTRAQLAAGNTDSAALSIQQMPADLKLQPFGKVIQGAVLLQKEDSITSLQLFTEAIGTKRKKDPAIQLAVANAMIDAPKGNLNKAIELLREAAERDKKNSLIYLSIGDAYRKLYNGSEAVKAYQEAIDADSKNAEAYYKIGKIYQTQNNVEVFTEYYNKAIQADPDFAPVYYPLYYYYYFRDVNKALEYLQTYISKTDYSIENEYMLTDLYYVSKKYNEAIQAGQQVLAKEGNQVKPRIYKLLAYSYDGLEDATNAEKWMKDYFEKENDSNYVAKDFDLMGKIVTNKGDTGEGVIWYEKAYQLEKDTTLKMDYVKKIMAVYKSQKNYVKQAEWNGELYKMNAPFTNVDIFNWGVAYYNAKNYQMADSVFGIYATKYPDQTFGYYWRARSNAAVDTAMEMGIAIPHYEDMIDVALKDTGNANNKKWLIEAYGYIAAYKVNAEKKYDTALELYDKILELDPANNDAEKYKEILEKIMAEQAKQSSKDPQRDSER; via the coding sequence ATGCAGAAGAAATTATGGTATACCGTATGCGTATTCATGACAATGATGTTTGCAGTTAGCGCACAAACTGTCGATGAAGGCAAAAAGTTGTTCGAGTATGAAAGATACCGCAGTGCAATTGAAGTACTAAAGAAGACAGTTACAGCAAATCCACAGGATATAAATGGATGGTATTGGTTGACGCGTGCACAGCTAGCAGCTGGTAATACAGACAGTGCAGCATTATCCATACAACAAATGCCAGCAGATCTCAAATTGCAGCCATTTGGAAAAGTAATCCAGGGTGCCGTATTGCTACAAAAAGAAGACTCAATCACTTCATTACAATTATTTACGGAAGCGATTGGAACCAAAAGAAAGAAAGATCCTGCAATTCAACTTGCGGTAGCAAATGCAATGATCGATGCTCCTAAAGGAAATCTCAATAAAGCGATTGAATTATTACGTGAAGCAGCAGAAAGAGATAAAAAGAATTCTTTGATCTACTTAAGCATTGGGGATGCTTATCGAAAATTGTATAATGGATCAGAAGCAGTAAAAGCGTATCAGGAAGCCATTGATGCCGATTCTAAAAATGCAGAAGCATACTATAAAATCGGCAAGATCTATCAAACACAAAATAATGTAGAGGTCTTCACTGAATATTACAATAAAGCTATTCAAGCCGATCCTGATTTTGCACCGGTATACTATCCATTGTATTACTATTACTATTTCAGGGATGTAAACAAAGCATTAGAATACTTACAGACTTACATAAGCAAAACAGACTATAGCATTGAAAATGAATATATGCTTACAGACCTGTACTATGTATCAAAAAAGTACAATGAAGCGATACAAGCAGGACAACAGGTCTTAGCAAAAGAAGGTAATCAGGTAAAGCCTCGCATTTATAAGTTGCTTGCTTACAGTTATGATGGATTAGAAGACGCTACCAATGCAGAAAAATGGATGAAAGATTATTTCGAAAAAGAAAATGACAGCAACTATGTCGCCAAAGACTTTGATCTTATGGGCAAGATCGTAACAAACAAGGGAGATACGGGTGAAGGTGTTATCTGGTATGAAAAAGCATATCAACTTGAAAAAGATACCACTTTAAAGATGGACTATGTTAAGAAGATCATGGCTGTATATAAAAGTCAAAAGAACTATGTAAAACAGGCAGAATGGAATGGAGAACTTTATAAAATGAATGCACCATTTACCAATGTAGACATCTTCAATTGGGGTGTGGCATATTATAATGCTAAAAATTACCAAATGGCAGATAGTGTATTTGGTATTTATGCTACGAAATATCCAGACCAAACTTTTGGTTATTACTGGCGTGCGAGAAGTAATGCGGCTGTTGATACCGCTATGGAAATGGGTATTGCTATCCCACATTATGAAGACATGATCGATGTTGCACTCAAAGACACCGGTAATGCCAATAATAAAAAATGGCTGATTGAAGCATACGGATATATTGCAGCTTACAAAGTGAATGCAGAGAAAAAATATGATACAGCGCTGGAGCTCTATGATAAGATACTGGAATTAGATCCTGCAAATAATGATGCAGAAAAATATAAAGAGATCCTGGAAAAGATCATGGCTGAACAAGCGAAACAAAGTAGTAAAGATCCACAGCGGGATTCTGAAAGATAG
- a CDS encoding 23S rRNA (pseudouridine(1915)-N(3))-methyltransferase RlmH, producing the protein MKIQLWSVGKPHDAYVKAGIEDFTKRLNNYFPAQWQIIPAPKQSASMSDQLQKKAEAAAILQLVEKDDFLILLDERGKQFSSTELAEILQKRANESTKRLIFIIGGAFGVDESITQRANMIWSLSKLVFPHMLVRLILSEQLYRACTILRNEKYHHM; encoded by the coding sequence ATGAAAATTCAATTATGGTCAGTAGGCAAACCTCATGATGCTTATGTGAAAGCAGGTATTGAAGATTTTACAAAACGGCTTAACAATTATTTTCCGGCTCAATGGCAGATCATACCCGCGCCCAAACAGTCTGCTTCAATGTCTGATCAACTACAGAAAAAGGCAGAAGCAGCAGCCATATTACAGCTAGTAGAAAAAGATGATTTTCTGATACTGTTGGATGAGCGGGGCAAACAATTCAGTTCCACAGAATTAGCAGAGATCTTACAAAAAAGAGCCAATGAAAGTACAAAGCGACTCATATTCATTATCGGTGGTGCATTTGGTGTAGATGAATCAATCACACAAAGAGCCAATATGATATGGAGCCTCTCAAAATTGGTATTTCCACACATGTTAGTGAGACTGATCCTATCCGAACAACTCTATCGGGCCTGTACGATTTTAAGGAATGAAAAATACCATCATATGTGA
- a CDS encoding rhomboid family intramembrane serine protease, with amino-acid sequence MFSITIVILILTCIISFTAFSNQKVINDLIFYPPAITQRNQWYRFITNGVIHADIAHLAFNMFSFYMFGEFVEKYFMALFDERGKILFITMYITALPVCLIPTYLQNKDNYHYRSLGASGAVSAVVFAGIFLDPTIKIGLLIIPPIIPGFIFGPLYLILSAYMAKRGGDNINHSAHFWGAVWGIVFVIITCLLLTRFNPITNFLFQVKNYFS; translated from the coding sequence ATGTTTTCCATCACCATCGTTATCCTAATATTAACCTGTATCATTTCATTCACAGCATTCTCTAATCAGAAAGTGATCAATGATCTGATTTTTTATCCTCCTGCTATTACACAAAGAAATCAGTGGTATCGTTTCATTACCAATGGGGTGATCCATGCAGACATTGCTCATCTGGCTTTTAACATGTTCTCCTTTTATATGTTTGGAGAGTTTGTTGAGAAATACTTCATGGCGTTATTTGATGAAAGAGGGAAGATTTTATTCATTACCATGTACATCACTGCATTACCCGTTTGTTTGATACCAACCTATTTACAGAACAAGGATAATTATCACTATAGAAGTTTAGGAGCATCAGGTGCAGTATCCGCTGTTGTATTTGCCGGAATATTCTTAGACCCAACCATTAAGATCGGGCTGCTTATCATTCCTCCTATAATTCCTGGTTTTATATTTGGCCCCTTGTATTTGATACTTTCTGCTTATATGGCGAAGCGCGGGGGTGATAACATCAATCACTCAGCGCATTTCTGGGGAGCCGTTTGGGGAATTGTATTCGTCATCATTACCTGCTTATTACTGACAAGATTTAATCCTATCACCAACTTCCTGTTTCAGGTAAAAAATTATTTCTCGTAG